In a single window of the Terrirubrum flagellatum genome:
- a CDS encoding TRAP transporter substrate-binding protein DctP produces the protein MTESQKSVSRRNILAASGAAVAGATAIAAPAIAQSAPEIKWRLTSSFPKQLDVIYGAAVVLAKTVSDATDGKFQIQTFSAGEIAPGLQALDVVQSGAVECAQTPVYFYSGKDPVLAFGTGTPFGLNARQQHAWWHHGGGADIINASLAKFNAIGFAAGNSGTQMGGFFRKEINSVDDLKGLKFRIGGFGGQVLAKLGVVPQNIAPADLYPALERGTIDAAEFVAPADDEKLGLHRIAKYYYYPGWWEGGAAMHVVVGLDAWNKLPKNYQAIFQAACELANNNMLSRFDALNPAALRRMVGQGAELKPFPLPVMEASLKAANELYAEIAAKNESFKKALDSYNAFRAESLLWWQVGEFSFDNFMVRTRGRA, from the coding sequence ATGACCGAGAGCCAGAAAAGCGTCAGCCGCCGCAACATTCTCGCCGCGTCAGGCGCGGCCGTCGCAGGCGCAACCGCCATCGCCGCCCCCGCCATCGCCCAGTCGGCGCCCGAGATCAAATGGCGCCTGACATCGAGCTTCCCGAAGCAGCTCGACGTGATCTATGGCGCGGCCGTTGTGCTGGCGAAGACCGTCAGCGATGCGACCGACGGCAAATTCCAGATCCAGACCTTCTCCGCAGGCGAGATCGCGCCGGGCCTGCAGGCGCTTGACGTGGTGCAGTCCGGCGCCGTCGAATGCGCGCAGACGCCGGTCTATTTCTATTCAGGCAAGGACCCGGTGCTCGCTTTCGGCACGGGCACGCCGTTCGGCCTCAATGCGCGCCAGCAGCATGCATGGTGGCATCATGGCGGCGGCGCCGATATCATCAACGCGTCGCTCGCGAAGTTCAACGCGATCGGATTCGCCGCCGGCAATTCCGGCACGCAGATGGGCGGATTCTTTCGCAAGGAGATCAACTCGGTCGATGATCTCAAGGGGCTGAAATTCCGCATCGGCGGCTTCGGCGGCCAGGTGCTGGCGAAGCTTGGCGTCGTGCCGCAGAACATTGCGCCGGCCGATCTCTATCCCGCGCTCGAACGCGGCACGATCGACGCGGCGGAATTCGTCGCGCCCGCCGACGACGAGAAGCTCGGCCTGCACCGCATCGCGAAATACTACTACTATCCCGGCTGGTGGGAGGGCGGCGCGGCGATGCATGTCGTCGTCGGGCTCGACGCCTGGAACAAGCTGCCGAAAAATTATCAGGCGATCTTCCAGGCGGCGTGCGAACTCGCCAACAACAACATGCTGAGCCGCTTCGACGCGCTCAATCCCGCTGCTTTGCGCCGCATGGTCGGACAGGGCGCGGAATTGAAGCCGTTCCCACTGCCTGTCATGGAGGCGTCGCTGAAAGCCGCGAACGAGCTCTACGCCGAAATCGCCGCGAAGAATGAGAGCTTCAAGAAGGCGCTCGACAGCTACAACGCGTTCCGCGCCGAGAGCCTTCTTTGGTGGCAGGTCGGCGAATTCTCGTTCGACAATTTCATGGTGCGCACCAGGGGCCGCGCCTGA
- a CDS encoding GNAT family N-acetyltransferase has product MLEIRPFRPVDLEELYAISLETGHEGCDASHLYEDRKLIGHIYSAPYAVLEPDLALVAEDEIGVAGFALGTLDTKSWRERLEADWWPKLRREYADPGATPSSDWSADQRRAFAIHHPESPPHEVIKAYPAHLHVNLRARIQGRSVGALLVSEWMTRVQRHGAVAVHVGVNRANERALRFWSNQGFARLSSGHSEAGRTIWMGRR; this is encoded by the coding sequence ATGCTTGAGATCAGGCCGTTCAGACCCGTCGATCTGGAAGAGCTCTACGCCATCTCGCTGGAAACCGGCCATGAGGGCTGCGACGCCTCTCATCTGTACGAAGATCGCAAGCTGATCGGCCATATCTATTCCGCGCCCTACGCCGTTCTCGAACCGGATCTGGCGCTGGTCGCCGAAGATGAAATCGGCGTCGCCGGATTTGCGCTGGGCACGCTGGATACGAAAAGCTGGCGCGAGCGGCTTGAGGCGGATTGGTGGCCAAAGCTTCGCCGTGAATATGCTGATCCAGGAGCCACCCCATCAAGCGATTGGTCGGCCGATCAACGCCGCGCTTTCGCCATCCATCATCCCGAGAGCCCTCCCCACGAAGTGATCAAAGCCTACCCCGCGCATCTGCATGTGAATTTGCGGGCGAGAATTCAGGGGCGCAGCGTGGGTGCCCTGCTGGTTTCGGAATGGATGACGCGCGTCCAGAGACATGGCGCCGTCGCTGTCCATGTGGGAGTGAACCGGGCGAATGAGCGAGCCCTCAGGTTCTGGTCAAATCAAGGCTTCGCGCGACTGTCTTCCGGGCATAGCGAAGCCGGCAGAACCATCTGGATGGGCCGTCGCTGA
- a CDS encoding MarR family winged helix-turn-helix transcriptional regulator yields the protein MVAFVTIPIQGLMSTAKRIPAGGAQRRLDLDRFLPYRLNVLAALTSEGVARLYSRQFGVSIPEWRILATLGDQDRLTAHAIGAHSQMHKTKVSRAVGDLISRGLVRREINKNDLREAFLSLTGEGRAVYDAIVPLALSYEVRLLEDLSDTERAAVESAMSTLTRRSRTLLEEIKREQGNSEGG from the coding sequence ATGGTTGCATTTGTAACCATTCCGATTCAGGGGCTCATGTCGACTGCGAAACGCATCCCGGCCGGCGGCGCGCAGCGCCGGCTCGATCTCGATCGCTTCCTGCCCTATCGCCTGAACGTGCTCGCGGCGCTGACCAGCGAAGGCGTGGCGCGGCTCTATTCCCGCCAGTTCGGCGTCTCCATTCCGGAATGGCGCATCCTCGCGACGCTCGGCGATCAGGACCGGCTGACCGCGCACGCCATCGGCGCCCACAGCCAGATGCACAAGACGAAGGTGTCGCGCGCTGTTGGCGACCTCATCAGCCGCGGCCTGGTCAGGCGCGAGATCAACAAGAACGATCTGCGCGAGGCGTTCCTGTCGCTCACCGGCGAGGGCCGCGCGGTCTATGACGCGATCGTGCCCTTGGCGCTGAGCTATGAGGTGCGTCTGCTGGAGGATTTGAGCGACACCGAGCGCGCCGCGGTGGAAAGCGCGATGTCGACGCTGACAAGGCGGTCGCGGACGCTGCTTGAGGAAATCAAGCGCGAACAGGGCAACAGCGAAGGCGGCTGA
- a CDS encoding DUF2865 domain-containing protein has protein sequence MARRLREDDDLSRGRRLSSGPEMKFRLTPLLAAKAALLFIAAAPAAAQTACQIARAELAAFDRSSAASGGGELSRWIAYYRSIGCDAGATPMFARPPNCRQVEAQIARLQAGGGGMSDARRRGALVADVETQCNTSALSATSRNFEPNDSGSRVVIDDQDQRSAMEPPKPAGLGRAMCVRSCDGFYFPLQSSPGGREGADEMCQALCPASQTHAFFLDNGSSMDAATDSQGVRYASLPRAYQFRRTISATCGCKRPGETWSTTLRRADEINGPQNGEMVVGPDGKAPEEKVDLRPSSGPVARAVPRRRLQAIDPEPLPENPELEPEYLPPEPKGLVTMTPIKPAPRKDEPPAATQALPPRGPVRTVGPNVHVEKNLPRASD, from the coding sequence ATGGCGCGCCGCCTGCGCGAGGATGATGATCTCTCGCGCGGGCGTCGCCTGTCATCGGGCCCGGAAATGAAATTCAGGCTCACTCCTCTGCTGGCTGCGAAGGCCGCGCTGCTGTTCATCGCGGCGGCGCCTGCGGCCGCCCAGACCGCATGCCAAATCGCGCGCGCCGAGCTCGCCGCTTTCGATCGCAGCAGCGCCGCGTCGGGCGGCGGCGAGTTGTCCAGATGGATCGCCTATTATCGCTCCATCGGCTGCGACGCCGGCGCGACGCCGATGTTCGCGCGGCCGCCGAATTGTCGTCAGGTCGAAGCGCAGATCGCGCGGCTGCAAGCTGGCGGCGGCGGAATGAGCGATGCGCGGCGGCGTGGCGCGCTCGTCGCTGACGTCGAGACGCAATGCAATACGTCCGCTCTCTCGGCGACATCGCGCAATTTCGAACCCAATGACAGTGGATCGCGCGTCGTCATCGATGATCAGGATCAGCGATCGGCGATGGAGCCGCCGAAGCCGGCGGGCCTCGGCCGCGCCATGTGCGTGAGAAGCTGCGACGGATTCTATTTCCCGCTGCAATCGAGTCCCGGCGGGCGCGAAGGCGCTGATGAAATGTGCCAGGCGCTGTGTCCGGCAAGCCAGACGCACGCCTTCTTTCTCGACAATGGATCATCGATGGATGCGGCGACGGACAGCCAAGGCGTGCGCTACGCCAGCCTGCCGCGCGCCTACCAGTTCAGGCGCACGATTTCCGCGACGTGCGGCTGCAAGAGGCCGGGCGAGACATGGTCGACCACGCTGAGACGCGCTGATGAAATCAACGGCCCGCAGAATGGCGAGATGGTCGTCGGCCCCGACGGGAAAGCGCCGGAGGAAAAAGTCGATCTTCGGCCATCAAGCGGGCCGGTCGCGCGGGCGGTCCCGCGCAGGCGCCTTCAGGCGATCGACCCCGAACCCCTGCCTGAAAATCCCGAGCTTGAGCCCGAATATCTCCCGCCGGAGCCAAAGGGCCTCGTGACGATGACGCCGATCAAGCCGGCGCCGCGCAAAGACGAGCCGCCGGCCGCGACGCAGGCCCTGCCTCCGCGTGGACCCGTGCGCACCGTCGGCCCGAACGTTCACGTCGAAAAGAATCTGCCGCGCGCGAGCGATTAG
- a CDS encoding YafY family protein, translating into MRRADRLFDIIQALRSSAQPLTASWLAAHLEVGIRTIYRDIATLQARRVPIEGASGVGYMLRRGYDLPPLMFTPDEIDAIAVGVRMVRRLRDNELQSAAERVLSKLTTVVPESVRPSLASPRIWISDGSASAQVGFDLADLRNAIRTSSKLLIGYVDKAGERSARIIRPVAMVYYVDATLVAAWCELRGDFRHFRIERIETCTVLAESFATEAPRLMAEWRQYHLKEDAVPQ; encoded by the coding sequence ATGCGCCGCGCCGACCGCCTGTTTGACATCATTCAAGCTTTGCGGAGTTCCGCCCAGCCTTTGACCGCGAGTTGGCTGGCCGCCCACCTGGAGGTGGGAATCAGGACGATCTATCGAGATATCGCCACGCTTCAGGCGCGACGCGTGCCGATCGAAGGCGCGTCCGGCGTAGGTTACATGCTGCGTCGCGGGTACGACCTGCCGCCACTGATGTTCACGCCTGACGAAATCGACGCGATCGCGGTCGGAGTACGAATGGTGCGTCGCCTGCGCGACAATGAGCTGCAAAGCGCAGCGGAAAGAGTTCTCTCCAAATTGACGACCGTCGTTCCCGAATCTGTACGGCCGTCGCTGGCGTCTCCCCGCATTTGGATTTCAGACGGCAGCGCGTCGGCGCAGGTCGGTTTCGATCTTGCCGACCTCCGCAATGCTATCCGCACATCGTCCAAGCTGTTGATCGGCTATGTGGACAAGGCCGGAGAACGGTCGGCCCGTATTATCCGCCCGGTGGCCATGGTCTACTACGTCGATGCAACCCTGGTTGCTGCGTGGTGTGAACTGCGCGGCGATTTCAGGCATTTCCGCATCGAACGGATCGAAACCTGCACGGTTCTGGCCGAGAGCTTTGCGACCGAAGCGCCTCGCCTCATGGCGGAATGGCGACAATATCACCTCAAGGAGGATGCTGTTCCGCAATAG